Genomic window (Williamwhitmania sp.):
GCAGGCATCCTCATCGGGGAATCGCTGCTGAAACTCGAAAATAGTAAGGCTGTCGAACTTCTTCTCCATACTCTAAATCATTTATACCCCTAAAATACTACATTTATCCGTATTGGCTGAATGCCTAATTCAAATAACTATTTTGAGTGGGGTAAAATCAGTAATCGATGTTTCCACCACAAGGAGATCATCGTACTTTGCAGGAGCAAAGTATTTAACGGTTAAACTACTAAGCGGCATAAAGATGCCCATGCTCTCCAACTCCGTGTATGGTAGTCCAATTTGCCTAAATAGTTCAGTGCGACCCATTTCGAAATATAGTGGATAGGAGGCGTGATGTACTATTCCCATTTGGTCAGTCTCTCCATACCTTACCCGAAACTCAGTATAATTAATCATCAATATCAGTTTTACGAAAAGGGTGAATTTGGTTCCTTTGCCATGTGGCTGTAAAATAGCCTATCGAGTAGTTTTGGTGCAAAGAACTTCAAGAAAAGTGTCGCCTTACCGTCAAAATCCATCACCAGCTGGCGTTTTCTACGGGCAACACCATTTGCAATTCTTGTAGCAACCTCTTCTGCCGTCATCATTTTTCCCTCTTGCCGGGGTGACTCCCCTTGTGCTGATCCGTTGGCTGTCAATGCATTTTTACGTACGTTGGATGCGGTAAACCCTGGTGCAGCAATCATTACATGGAGGCCATTATGCAGGTTTTCTATCCTAATTGTTTCCAAAAAACCATGTATAGCATATTTTGATGCGCTATAACCGGTTCGTGCCGGCAGACCATGAAATCCGGCCACAGAGGACACGCCAACAAGGCTTCCCCTTGCCAGGATTAAGGCGTCATAGAAGTATTTGGTGCAATATACTGTACCCCAAAAATTCACATCCATAAGTTGGTGCATTACAGAAAGGTCCAAATCCTTAAATGTAGCGCGCATTGATACGCCAGCATTATTAATCAAGACATCAGTTTTACCAAACTTTACCTGGACTTCTGCTGCAAAACGCTTGCAATCTGCCTCAATGGAAACATCCACTT
Coding sequences:
- a CDS encoding thioesterase family protein translates to MINYTEFRVRYGETDQMGIVHHASYPLYFEMGRTELFRQIGLPYTELESMGIFMPLSSLTVKYFAPAKYDDLLVVETSITDFTPLKIVI
- a CDS encoding SDR family oxidoreductase — protein: MKDFADRVVVITGASSGIGLALAHEFGRRGASIALAARNFVELEKIDAEFRQLGYQSLISKVDVSIEADCKRFAAEVQVKFGKTDVLINNAGVSMRATFKDLDLSVMHQLMDVNFWGTVYCTKYFYDALILARGSLVGVSSVAGFHGLPARTGYSASKYAIHGFLETIRIENLHNGLHVMIAAPGFTASNVRKNALTANGSAQGESPRQEGKMMTAEEVATRIANGVARRKRQLVMDFDGKATLFLKFFAPKLLDRLFYSHMAKEPNSPFS